A single window of Leptospira semungkisensis DNA harbors:
- a CDS encoding ABC transporter ATP-binding protein: protein MKIFFRLMSYSVRYKYRFSLGIAFALLTAVLNAVSLTSIIPLFDTMAADPNARFQFEFTAAEQEIITKEESSIGIRLNPLERAKKVLIDLKRWSNGRTKYMEPKQVVWAVCLFILPLYGLKLLTYLASVYCLATAGYWAVRDIRQELFEKNQMLPLTFFFKEKTGMLMSRIINDVEVVAAVISSNFRDATINFFYVVTHLLVLLYLNTELLLIACGTVPLIILPVTLFTKKITKSTERLQEKMADLNANLQEMISGIKVIRVFNTEKFEKEKFQKINQNVYRRNFKGQYYLQIAPSLVELTSSLVVLGFFALGAKFILAGNVDSPFTVGQFMVFLLTLLFLLRPLTQLSQMVGKVSQAIIAGRRIFEIIDLETEDHSEEEKLKSFKLSDSISFRNINFAYPGTNSEVLKDINLDVKIGETVAIVGASGCGKSTLMDLIPRFFDPNIGSIEFDGKNIKDFSLADLRKKIGIVTQDIFLFHGKVADNIAYGKPGANRKDVIRAARLAHAHDFIKQMDNGYDSILGVRGLNLSGGQRQRLVIARALLRDPEIMILDEATSALDAESERLVSDAFRRLFANRTTFVIAHRLSTIKDIPRILVMDNGRIIEEGSHTSLMEKNGIYRKLTDNQYAGAGILP from the coding sequence ATGAAGATCTTCTTTCGCCTAATGTCCTATTCAGTACGTTATAAGTACAGATTCTCATTAGGAATCGCATTCGCTCTTCTTACTGCAGTCTTAAACGCGGTATCCTTGACTTCCATCATTCCTCTTTTCGATACAATGGCTGCGGATCCCAACGCAAGATTTCAATTTGAGTTCACTGCGGCGGAGCAAGAGATCATCACAAAAGAAGAATCGAGTATTGGCATCCGCCTGAATCCTTTGGAAAGAGCGAAGAAAGTACTGATCGACCTAAAGAGATGGTCCAATGGTAGGACCAAATATATGGAGCCCAAGCAAGTAGTTTGGGCTGTCTGTTTGTTTATTCTTCCTTTATATGGTTTGAAGCTGCTCACCTATCTAGCCTCGGTGTATTGTTTGGCTACGGCAGGTTATTGGGCCGTTCGAGATATTCGACAGGAATTATTCGAAAAGAATCAGATGCTTCCTCTGACCTTCTTCTTCAAAGAGAAGACTGGTATGCTGATGAGTAGGATCATCAACGATGTAGAAGTAGTGGCCGCAGTTATTTCATCCAATTTTAGGGACGCGACCATCAATTTCTTTTACGTGGTCACTCACCTTCTTGTATTACTTTATTTGAATACTGAACTTCTGCTAATCGCATGCGGGACGGTGCCTTTGATCATTCTTCCGGTGACTTTGTTCACTAAGAAGATCACTAAGTCCACAGAAAGACTGCAGGAAAAGATGGCGGATCTAAATGCAAATCTGCAGGAGATGATTTCCGGTATTAAAGTCATTCGAGTTTTTAATACTGAAAAATTTGAGAAGGAAAAATTCCAGAAGATCAATCAAAACGTGTATCGCAGGAATTTCAAAGGTCAATATTATCTACAGATCGCTCCAAGCTTGGTGGAATTGACTTCTTCTCTCGTTGTTCTCGGTTTCTTCGCTTTAGGTGCGAAATTCATTCTGGCCGGAAACGTGGACTCTCCTTTTACAGTCGGTCAGTTCATGGTGTTCTTACTCACGCTTCTTTTTCTTCTTCGTCCTCTTACTCAACTTTCTCAGATGGTGGGCAAAGTTTCTCAGGCAATTATAGCAGGAAGAAGGATCTTCGAAATTATCGATCTGGAAACGGAAGATCATAGTGAAGAAGAGAAGCTGAAATCCTTCAAACTATCCGATTCCATCTCATTTAGAAATATTAATTTCGCATATCCAGGAACGAATTCTGAAGTACTGAAAGATATTAATCTCGACGTGAAGATTGGAGAGACTGTTGCGATAGTCGGAGCCAGCGGTTGCGGTAAATCCACTCTTATGGACTTAATTCCGCGCTTCTTCGATCCGAATATAGGATCCATTGAATTCGATGGTAAGAATATTAAGGATTTCTCACTTGCGGATCTTCGCAAAAAAATCGGGATCGTAACTCAGGATATTTTCTTATTTCACGGAAAAGTCGCGGATAATATCGCCTACGGAAAACCGGGTGCAAACAGAAAGGATGTAATCCGTGCGGCTCGTTTAGCTCACGCTCACGATTTCATCAAACAAATGGACAATGGCTACGATAGCATCTTAGGCGTAAGAGGATTGAACCTTTCCGGAGGACAAAGACAACGTTTGGTAATCGCAAGAGCCTTGTTGCGAGATCCTGAAATCATGATCCTAGACGAAGCAACTTCCGCATTAGATGCCGAGTCGGAAAGACTTGTAAGCGACGCCTTCAGAAGATTATTCGCGAACCGAACTACATTCGTGATCGCTCATAGACTTTCTACAATCAAAGATATTCCGAGAATTCTAGTCATGGACAACGGAAGGATCATAGAGGAAGGAAGCCATACTTCCCTCATGGAAAAGAACGGGATCTATCGCAAATTAACCGACAATCAATATGCTGGAGCCGGAATACTACCTTGA
- the trpE gene encoding anthranilate synthase component I, giving the protein METPVSLFAKWGGTEAKHSFLLESVEGGENVGRNSFLGKQPYRLLYGKNGLFYVSKGNEPETEIITYDPLFLLEYSMGDDKYVPDHRLPSFQGGAVGFLSFGAVRYYENIPDTKPEDEPAPDAYFALYDEVLVVDHVDRLLRIVVNARLSEFEDPKACYEATLEKIDAIEKELREGELPGWVKHPLESKEKLEYVPNIPDEDYKLAVQKAKEYIYAGDIFQVVPSRKLEFRPGVPPFQVYRGLRTVNPSPYMYFLKLDDISLVGSSPEIMVKCKDRKTFLRPIAGTRPRGANPEADKLLEENLLADPKEIAEHIMLVDLGRNDLGRVCEAGSVRVEDFKIIEKYSHVMHIVSQCSGVLNEDKTVYDLLRATLPAGTVSGAPKIRAMEIIDELERTRRGIYSGALGYISYAGDTDMAIVIRTISFYGERAFVQAGGGVVYDSSPEGELEETKNKMAALLRAVDFARNGLKGEWNR; this is encoded by the coding sequence CTGGAGACCCCCGTGTCCCTATTCGCAAAATGGGGAGGCACGGAGGCAAAGCATTCCTTCTTACTAGAATCGGTAGAAGGCGGAGAGAATGTTGGTAGGAACTCTTTCTTAGGAAAGCAACCTTACCGATTGCTCTATGGCAAAAATGGTCTATTCTACGTTTCTAAAGGAAACGAACCGGAGACGGAGATCATCACCTATGATCCTCTCTTCTTGTTAGAATATTCTATGGGAGATGATAAGTATGTTCCGGATCACAGACTTCCTTCTTTCCAGGGTGGCGCGGTAGGCTTTCTTTCTTTCGGCGCAGTTCGTTATTATGAGAATATTCCGGATACAAAGCCCGAAGACGAGCCTGCTCCGGACGCTTACTTCGCTTTATATGACGAAGTCTTAGTCGTAGACCATGTGGATCGTCTTCTTAGGATCGTAGTAAATGCGAGACTCTCCGAATTCGAAGATCCCAAAGCTTGCTACGAAGCTACATTAGAAAAAATTGATGCGATCGAAAAGGAATTAAGAGAAGGAGAACTTCCCGGCTGGGTAAAGCATCCTCTCGAATCCAAAGAAAAATTGGAGTACGTTCCGAATATTCCCGACGAAGATTACAAGTTAGCGGTTCAAAAAGCGAAGGAATACATTTATGCGGGAGATATCTTCCAAGTAGTTCCTTCTAGAAAGCTTGAGTTCCGCCCCGGAGTTCCTCCCTTTCAAGTGTATAGAGGGCTTAGAACCGTGAATCCTAGTCCTTATATGTATTTCTTGAAATTAGATGATATTTCTCTTGTAGGGTCTTCTCCAGAGATCATGGTGAAATGCAAGGATAGAAAGACTTTCCTCAGACCCATTGCCGGCACTAGACCAAGAGGAGCAAACCCTGAAGCGGACAAACTCTTGGAAGAGAATCTTCTGGCCGATCCAAAGGAGATCGCAGAACATATCATGCTCGTTGACCTTGGTAGAAACGACCTAGGCAGAGTTTGCGAGGCTGGAAGCGTGAGAGTGGAAGATTTCAAGATCATCGAGAAGTATTCTCACGTTATGCACATCGTAAGCCAATGTTCCGGAGTATTAAACGAAGATAAGACAGTTTACGATCTTCTACGTGCGACACTTCCTGCAGGAACCGTCTCCGGTGCCCCTAAGATCCGTGCTATGGAAATCATAGACGAACTCGAAAGAACTCGCAGAGGAATTTATTCAGGTGCATTAGGTTATATTTCCTATGCGGGCGATACGGATATGGCGATCGTCATTCGAACCATTTCTTTTTACGGTGAAAGAGCCTTCGTGCAAGCAGGAGGAGGAGTGGTTTACGATTCTTCCCCGGAAGGCGAATTAGAAGAGACTAAAAACAAAATGGCAGCTCTTCTGAGAGCGGTCGATTTTGCAAGAAACGGATTGAAGGGGGAATGGAACAGATGA
- a CDS encoding acyl-CoA dehydrogenase family protein — MDFALSDDQKALRDLARDFAKNEIRPKAEHHDKTGEYPLQILKKAWEIGLMNIHIPEAYNGAGMAELDDVVIGEELFWGCSAMATAILANNLALAPVLIGASEEVLKKWVQPMTEQFQLCAYAVTEPGAGSDVAGIRTSARKVGDEYIINGSKMWITNAGYADWFFVLTKTDPAAGHKGITGFIVSSKTPGVIIGKKELNMGQKCSDTRGISFEEVKVHKSQMIGKEGDGFKIAMGAFDHTRPGVAIGAVGVARAAMEHALEYAKTRTAFGKPIVENQAISFMIAEMARDIEAGRLLCHQAAWLIDNGFRNTYQASIAKAFCADACMRITTDAVQVLGGYGFNSEYPVEKLMRDAKIFQIYEGTSQIQRLIISRYLTEGKGIEGPNL, encoded by the coding sequence ATGGACTTCGCTCTTTCCGACGATCAAAAAGCGCTCAGAGATCTAGCTAGGGACTTTGCCAAAAACGAGATCAGACCCAAGGCAGAGCATCACGACAAAACTGGCGAGTATCCTCTTCAAATCCTGAAGAAGGCATGGGAAATTGGCCTTATGAATATCCATATTCCGGAAGCTTATAACGGCGCTGGAATGGCAGAGTTGGATGACGTAGTAATTGGTGAGGAATTATTCTGGGGTTGTTCCGCGATGGCAACTGCCATTCTTGCAAACAACCTGGCCTTGGCTCCTGTTCTCATTGGAGCAAGCGAAGAAGTCTTAAAGAAATGGGTGCAACCCATGACAGAGCAATTCCAACTTTGTGCATACGCAGTTACTGAGCCGGGAGCAGGTTCGGATGTTGCTGGAATTCGCACTAGTGCAAGAAAGGTTGGAGACGAGTACATTATCAACGGTTCCAAGATGTGGATCACAAACGCTGGCTACGCGGATTGGTTCTTCGTCCTTACCAAAACTGATCCTGCAGCAGGTCACAAAGGGATCACAGGTTTTATCGTTAGTTCAAAAACTCCAGGCGTGATTATCGGTAAGAAAGAATTGAACATGGGACAAAAATGTTCCGACACAAGAGGAATTTCTTTCGAAGAAGTAAAAGTCCATAAAAGCCAGATGATCGGTAAAGAAGGAGACGGCTTCAAGATCGCAATGGGAGCATTCGATCATACTCGTCCCGGAGTAGCAATCGGAGCAGTCGGTGTAGCAAGAGCGGCTATGGAGCATGCATTAGAATATGCTAAAACTAGAACTGCATTCGGCAAACCAATCGTAGAGAACCAAGCTATTTCTTTTATGATCGCAGAGATGGCGAGAGATATCGAAGCGGGTCGTCTTCTTTGTCACCAAGCTGCTTGGTTGATCGATAACGGTTTCAGAAACACTTATCAGGCTTCTATTGCTAAGGCTTTCTGCGCGGACGCTTGTATGAGAATTACTACCGACGCAGTTCAGGTGCTCGGCGGTTACGGTTTCAATTCTGAGTATCCTGTGGAAAAACTTATGAGAGACGCAAAGATCTTCCAGATCTACGAAGGAACTTCTCAGATCCAAAGATTGATCATCTCCCGCTATCTGACAGAAGGTAAGGGAATCGAAGGACCGAACCTCTGA
- a CDS encoding response regulator — protein MKPLVLVVDDNDRYANNLQIYLNKIGCEVLRAVDAAQGWEFYLANKLKLKAVITDITMETQTSGLWMIRKIHKDGFKGIKVIATTGFDVAGVMAVSKYLLPWFAGIEYMVPKVPLKKGEVLLLPTKNISSFEERLKNS, from the coding sequence TTGAAGCCTCTTGTATTAGTCGTAGATGACAATGATCGCTACGCAAATAATCTACAAATCTATCTGAACAAAATCGGTTGTGAAGTGCTTCGCGCAGTAGATGCCGCTCAGGGTTGGGAATTCTACCTAGCAAACAAGCTCAAACTAAAAGCAGTTATTACTGATATCACTATGGAAACCCAGACATCCGGCCTTTGGATGATCAGAAAGATCCATAAAGATGGGTTCAAAGGGATCAAAGTGATAGCGACCACTGGATTTGATGTTGCAGGAGTCATGGCCGTAAGCAAATACCTTCTTCCATGGTTTGCTGGGATCGAGTATATGGTGCCCAAGGTGCCTTTAAAGAAAGGAGAAGTGCTTCTTCTTCCTACCAAGAATATTTCTTCTTTCGAAGAAAGACTTAAGAACTCCTAA
- a CDS encoding anthranilate synthase component II: MILLIDNYDSFTYNLFQYFSQIGNKVEVFRNDKIDLNTINHLKPKGIVLSPGPGRPEDSGVCLDVLKELAGTLPVLGVCLGHQAIGLVHGGKIVNAPSIMHGKVSLIEHDGKDIYKSLPSPFLATRYHSLVIQPESLPTELEVSSKTQDGVIMGVRHKTKAHLYGVQFHPESIMTQNGLEIVRNFSRIVSEA; encoded by the coding sequence ATGATCCTCCTAATCGATAATTACGATTCTTTTACATACAATTTATTCCAATACTTCAGCCAGATCGGAAATAAGGTGGAAGTATTCAGAAATGATAAAATAGATCTTAATACGATCAATCATCTCAAACCGAAAGGCATCGTTTTAAGCCCTGGTCCCGGAAGACCAGAAGACTCCGGAGTTTGTCTGGATGTTTTGAAAGAATTGGCAGGTACACTTCCGGTTCTTGGCGTTTGTTTGGGCCATCAAGCCATAGGCCTTGTCCACGGTGGAAAGATCGTAAACGCTCCCAGCATCATGCACGGAAAAGTAAGCTTGATTGAACACGACGGCAAAGATATATATAAGTCCTTGCCTTCTCCTTTCTTAGCTACTCGTTATCATTCTCTCGTGATCCAACCGGAAAGTCTTCCTACAGAATTGGAAGTTTCTTCCAAAACCCAAGACGGAGTGATCATGGGAGTTCGTCATAAAACTAAGGCCCATCTTTACGGAGTTCAATTCCATCCAGAGTCTATCATGACCCAAAATGGATTGGAAATCGTAAGAAATTTTTCTCGGATCGTTTCAGAAGCTTAA